In Acidimicrobiia bacterium, one genomic interval encodes:
- a CDS encoding PASTA domain-containing protein, with product MIDEIYKPPPNRTIQVIVAVVVMLGLSAVLLPRAFAIIGESTGNTEAKELLPIPVLDGKDETHAVNDLEAAGFRAEITKVQNTRVPPGVVFDQSPVGGVMAERNTTVTLVVSAGTGFVIMPQLEGSLGQDLESQLERYGLVLGEVTSMRDETTLAGEVIAQYPDSGIEIALGTAVDVVMSEGPGPRTIPATQGMSQAEATRLLIAAGFTVEHGTAYSSSISRGTVISTTPASGTEAEFGSAVTVVVSAGAAPPPPTVDEDDDDDDDGDSPRPPRSTTTTSTTAPRSSTSN from the coding sequence ATGATTGACGAGATTTACAAGCCACCACCCAATCGCACTATTCAGGTGATAGTTGCAGTGGTAGTCATGTTGGGCCTAAGCGCGGTATTGCTACCTCGTGCCTTTGCCATCATTGGCGAATCCACCGGCAACACTGAAGCAAAAGAGCTTCTTCCGATTCCAGTTCTTGACGGCAAAGACGAAACCCATGCCGTGAACGACCTCGAAGCGGCCGGATTCCGGGCTGAAATCACGAAAGTGCAAAATACCCGAGTCCCTCCGGGTGTAGTATTTGACCAAAGCCCCGTCGGGGGCGTGATGGCTGAACGCAATACCACTGTGACCTTGGTAGTGAGCGCCGGAACCGGGTTTGTGATTATGCCGCAGCTGGAAGGCTCGTTGGGTCAAGACCTTGAATCTCAACTAGAGCGTTATGGTTTGGTGCTGGGCGAAGTCACCAGCATGCGAGATGAAACTACATTGGCTGGCGAAGTTATTGCTCAGTACCCCGACTCTGGCATCGAGATTGCTTTAGGCACAGCAGTTGACGTGGTGATGTCGGAGGGACCTGGACCGAGAACTATTCCAGCCACTCAAGGTATGTCCCAAGCCGAGGCGACGCGACTGTTGATCGCGGCAGGTTTCACAGTTGAGCATGGCACTGCCTACTCCTCTTCGATATCACGGGGCACGGTAATTTCAACCACACCTGCTTCTGGAACCGAGGCCGAGTTTGGTTCTGCTGTCACGGTTGTGGTTTCAGCTGGGGCCGCACCACCGCCTCCAACTGTCGATGAGGACGACGACGATGACGACGACGGAGATTCGCCTCGTCCGCCACGCTCGACCACAACTACTTCAACAACCGCGCCTCGCAGCTCAACATCGAACTAG
- a CDS encoding chorismate mutase, with product MAIDNTNNPPSADHDETLGTFRASIDNIDAAIIHLLAERFKITRRVGEYKATHQLPPADPAREERQIARLRKLAEESDLDPEFGEAVLRFIISEVIRHHEKARD from the coding sequence ATGGCCATCGACAACACGAACAACCCGCCAAGTGCTGATCATGATGAAACGCTTGGCACGTTTCGAGCCAGCATCGACAACATCGACGCGGCAATAATCCATCTGCTGGCCGAACGTTTCAAAATCACCCGTCGGGTGGGCGAATATAAGGCCACCCATCAGTTACCACCAGCCGATCCCGCTCGCGAAGAGCGACAGATTGCTAGGCTTCGGAAACTAGCGGAGGAATCAGACCTCGACCCCGAATTCGGCGAGGCGGTCTTGCGTTTTATTATCTCTGAGGTCATTCGCCATCACGAAAAAGCTCGGGATTAA
- a CDS encoding class I adenylate-forming enzyme family protein: MAVIGPGGSHEVVEEEVRGIPMRVYKNAPRTLVDTLKRSLNFAERTFVVYEDDAWTFSQHFDVVAKLADQLINEFGVKPGDRVAIAMRNFPEWIASFWAATVTGAIVVPLNAWWSGSELEYALSDSGSAVLIADQDRAERLVEYLPNTAVQTRIIVRGELDGWHAFDDVVAASTATELPDVQIDPDDDATIFYTSGTTGAPKGALGTHRNICSMTGYSDHAAAKAAASAGRILPPPAERPQTGRLLSVPLFHVTGCHATMVGAMATGSKLVMMYRWDPVEAMRLIEREKLTSFGGVPSMVWEVLESPRFEEFDLSSIQSIGYGGTQAPPELVRRIEKNFTVASPGTGYGLTETSSVAIANGGADYLRKPASIGKPIDVVDVRIVDPDNNDVPLGDVGELLVRGPNVVRGYWNKPEETANSFVDGWLRTGDLAYLDDEGFVTITDRVKDVVIRGGENVYCAEVEGVLYEHPAVTEACVLGVPHRVLGEEVGAILVLRPGTAATTEEIQSHVKASLAGFKVPTHVWFREEPLPRNAAGKILKRELREELLAN; encoded by the coding sequence ATGGCCGTAATAGGCCCGGGTGGAAGCCACGAAGTAGTGGAAGAAGAAGTTCGTGGCATCCCGATGCGGGTCTACAAGAACGCACCCAGGACCTTGGTAGACACGTTAAAGCGGTCGCTAAACTTTGCCGAGCGCACCTTCGTGGTTTATGAAGATGACGCCTGGACCTTCAGCCAGCATTTTGATGTTGTCGCCAAATTGGCTGACCAGTTAATTAACGAATTTGGTGTAAAACCCGGTGATCGCGTTGCCATCGCCATGCGCAACTTTCCGGAATGGATTGCCAGTTTCTGGGCGGCCACGGTAACTGGTGCCATTGTGGTGCCGTTGAACGCCTGGTGGAGTGGTTCCGAGCTTGAATATGCCTTGTCAGACTCTGGCTCGGCGGTGCTGATTGCCGACCAAGATCGTGCTGAACGCTTGGTCGAATACCTCCCTAACACTGCTGTGCAGACCAGAATTATTGTCCGAGGCGAGCTCGATGGCTGGCATGCATTTGACGACGTAGTGGCGGCCAGCACCGCAACCGAACTACCAGATGTACAAATCGATCCCGATGACGATGCCACCATTTTCTACACCTCGGGCACTACCGGCGCTCCTAAAGGTGCTTTAGGCACCCACCGCAACATTTGCAGCATGACAGGTTACAGTGACCACGCTGCCGCTAAGGCTGCGGCAAGCGCGGGCCGCATTCTTCCTCCACCTGCTGAACGTCCCCAAACTGGTCGTTTATTGTCAGTGCCGCTCTTTCATGTGACGGGTTGCCACGCCACCATGGTTGGTGCCATGGCGACCGGATCGAAGTTAGTCATGATGTACCGCTGGGATCCGGTAGAAGCCATGCGGCTAATCGAGCGAGAAAAACTCACTAGCTTTGGCGGTGTGCCGAGCATGGTGTGGGAGGTCCTCGAATCACCTCGCTTCGAGGAATTCGACCTTTCTAGCATTCAATCAATTGGTTATGGCGGTACTCAAGCGCCACCGGAGCTGGTGCGACGAATTGAAAAGAATTTCACCGTGGCGAGCCCCGGCACTGGTTATGGATTGACCGAAACCTCATCGGTAGCGATCGCTAACGGCGGTGCCGATTATCTACGCAAGCCAGCCAGTATCGGCAAGCCGATAGACGTTGTAGACGTGAGAATTGTCGACCCTGACAACAATGACGTACCTCTAGGCGACGTTGGTGAACTGTTGGTTCGCGGTCCCAATGTGGTGCGGGGATACTGGAATAAACCTGAAGAAACGGCCAACAGCTTTGTGGATGGTTGGTTGCGTACCGGCGACTTGGCCTACCTAGACGACGAAGGCTTCGTTACCATCACCGACCGGGTTAAAGACGTGGTAATTCGTGGTGGCGAAAACGTTTACTGTGCTGAGGTTGAAGGTGTCTTGTATGAACACCCCGCTGTCACCGAAGCCTGTGTCTTAGGCGTACCGCACCGTGTTCTGGGTGAAGAAGTTGGCGCGATCCTGGTGCTTCGCCCTGGCACGGCTGCCACCACTGAAGAAATTCAAAGCCACGTGAAAGCTTCGCTGGCCGGTTTCAAAGTGCCTACCCACGTGTGGTTTCGTGAAGAACCCCTACCTCGCAACGCTGCCGGTAAAATTCTAAAACGAGAACTGCGCGAAGAACTTCTAGCTAACTAA
- a CDS encoding DUF2510 domain-containing protein — MSTPAGWYNDETNGVQRYWDGNAWTEHTAPLATSPSTTPAAATKSKTPLIAFGALVVVALVAGISLVVLNRGDQGDKSAAATPEGAVESFFAALGEENLDDMAAAVAPSERSSYIDPIYETIDELKRLGIVAQSFSTSKIEGLDFTVTDLTMVSTPVTDEIVNVVASGVIKADANPLALPLGPNLLKLVTLEDLAEGMQETNEPQPFDDLALTAIKEDGRWYLSPMHSVMEAMRAEASLPSPDPSQALVPVGASSPEAAIESLINTALAFDLGGVLAHLDPNEMSALQLYAPLFLGEIEAELNSMLAETQFEMSVTDLQLDVNSSGDTASVIIKAISVEGVLDGAPVSLTLEGECMSYEVMGESDRICSDDLANMPEFGEFGEFGGLAGGFNMDSLPQTGIVVSKVDGLWYLSPVQTMTKALIAQLATLDAGDVSELFDALADGSIEDLLNGSVGGSFGMFAPGMFARQEAATIGYS, encoded by the coding sequence ATGAGCACTCCTGCCGGCTGGTACAACGATGAAACTAACGGCGTTCAACGCTATTGGGACGGTAATGCTTGGACAGAACATACCGCGCCGCTAGCCACCTCGCCTTCTACGACACCTGCCGCTGCGACCAAGTCGAAGACACCACTAATTGCCTTTGGAGCCCTGGTGGTGGTGGCATTGGTGGCCGGTATTTCTTTGGTCGTTCTAAACAGGGGCGACCAAGGAGACAAATCCGCTGCGGCCACGCCCGAAGGAGCAGTCGAAAGCTTTTTTGCGGCTCTGGGTGAAGAAAACTTGGATGATATGGCCGCCGCTGTGGCACCCAGCGAACGCTCAAGTTACATCGACCCTATTTATGAAACCATCGACGAGCTAAAGCGCCTTGGCATCGTGGCGCAATCGTTTTCTACTTCGAAAATTGAGGGCCTAGATTTCACCGTTACCGACCTCACCATGGTGAGCACACCCGTCACCGATGAGATTGTGAATGTGGTGGCCTCAGGTGTGATCAAGGCTGACGCCAACCCGCTGGCGCTCCCACTTGGGCCTAACTTGTTGAAGCTCGTCACCTTGGAAGACTTGGCCGAAGGGATGCAAGAGACTAACGAGCCTCAACCATTCGACGATTTGGCCCTAACGGCGATTAAAGAAGACGGACGCTGGTATCTCAGCCCTATGCATTCGGTTATGGAAGCCATGCGGGCCGAGGCGTCACTTCCCTCCCCCGACCCGAGCCAAGCCCTGGTGCCGGTTGGGGCGTCAAGCCCAGAGGCAGCGATCGAGTCGCTCATCAACACGGCCTTGGCTTTTGACCTTGGCGGCGTTCTAGCTCACCTCGACCCTAACGAGATGAGCGCCCTCCAGCTGTATGCCCCACTTTTCCTGGGTGAAATTGAAGCAGAACTCAACTCGATGCTGGCCGAAACCCAGTTCGAAATGTCGGTTACTGATCTTCAACTCGACGTTAACAGCAGTGGCGACACTGCGTCGGTCATCATCAAGGCGATAAGCGTGGAAGGCGTTTTGGATGGTGCCCCGGTGAGTTTGACGCTTGAAGGCGAGTGCATGTCGTACGAGGTTATGGGCGAGTCCGATCGGATTTGTAGCGATGACCTAGCCAATATGCCGGAATTTGGTGAATTTGGTGAATTTGGTGGTCTGGCAGGTGGTTTCAACATGGATTCGCTGCCACAGACTGGCATTGTGGTTTCCAAAGTCGACGGGCTTTGGTATCTAAGCCCGGTACAGACCATGACGAAAGCGCTCATAGCGCAACTCGCTACGCTAGATGCCGGCGATGTTAGTGAACTCTTCGACGCGCTCGCCGATGGTTCGATTGAAGACTTGCTGAACGGTTCCGTAGGTGGCAGCTTTGGCATGTTCGCGCCAGGTATGTTTGCTCGACAAGAAGCCGCCACAATCGGCTACAGCTAA
- a CDS encoding MDR family MFS transporter, which yields METLEPEEPLAVQTHEPPDLTHRQIQIIFGGLMLGMLLAALDQTIVSTALPTIVGELGGLNHLAWVITAYLLATTVSTPLYGKLGDLLGRKHIFQSAIVIFLVGSVLCGLAQTMGQLIAFRAIQGIGGGGLMVLAQAIIADVVSPRERGRYQGYFGAVFGASSVAGPLLGGFFTDHLTWRWVFYINIPLGILALVVTASVLPEGVRRSKVKIDYLGATLIAAGITCLVLLTTWAGNEYAWGSPTIIGLGAATVLLLGLFVIVERRVEEPILPLGLFKNSIFSVSSGVSLIIGIAMFGGISFLPLFLQVARGASATNSGLLLTPMMAGMLVTSILAGRAVSNTGKYRAFPIAGTATASVALVLFSTMSASTSYLQTSLYMVILGVGFGLTMQILVLAVQNSVQVRDLGVATSATNFARSIGGSVGVAIYGAIFSSRLAIELANRLPADAPKELFSSAVTPSAVHALDPALKASFIDGFAEALTSVFVVATPVMLLAFGLTWLLKEIPLRSSVRDHSTPAAFE from the coding sequence GTGGAAACACTTGAACCCGAAGAACCCTTAGCCGTGCAAACGCACGAGCCACCCGACCTAACACACCGCCAAATACAAATAATCTTTGGCGGGCTGATGTTGGGCATGCTCTTAGCAGCACTTGACCAAACAATCGTATCTACCGCGCTACCAACCATCGTTGGTGAATTAGGTGGACTAAACCACCTGGCCTGGGTTATCACCGCTTACCTATTGGCCACCACCGTCTCAACACCGCTCTATGGAAAACTGGGTGACCTCTTAGGACGCAAACATATTTTCCAAAGCGCCATTGTTATCTTCTTAGTAGGCAGTGTCCTATGTGGACTAGCCCAAACGATGGGTCAGCTAATTGCCTTTCGCGCCATTCAAGGCATTGGCGGTGGTGGGCTGATGGTACTGGCCCAAGCCATTATCGCCGATGTGGTTAGCCCTCGCGAACGTGGACGCTACCAAGGGTATTTCGGTGCCGTATTCGGCGCATCGAGCGTCGCCGGACCACTACTCGGTGGATTTTTCACCGACCACTTAACCTGGCGCTGGGTGTTTTACATCAACATTCCTCTCGGCATTTTGGCCTTGGTGGTAACTGCCTCGGTGCTGCCAGAAGGAGTGCGGCGTTCCAAGGTGAAAATCGACTACCTGGGTGCCACTCTGATCGCCGCCGGAATTACCTGCTTGGTGCTTCTAACCACCTGGGCGGGCAATGAATACGCCTGGGGTTCACCGACCATAATTGGGCTTGGCGCTGCCACCGTGTTGCTGCTTGGCCTTTTCGTAATCGTTGAACGAAGGGTTGAAGAGCCGATCTTGCCCTTGGGCCTATTTAAGAACTCAATATTTAGCGTTTCCTCAGGTGTGAGCCTGATCATCGGTATTGCCATGTTCGGCGGCATCAGCTTCTTACCGCTGTTTTTGCAGGTGGCCAGGGGCGCTTCAGCCACTAACTCAGGCCTCCTATTAACGCCCATGATGGCTGGCATGCTGGTCACTTCGATTCTGGCTGGCCGGGCCGTTTCAAACACGGGTAAATACCGTGCCTTCCCGATTGCCGGTACCGCCACCGCTTCGGTGGCTTTGGTGCTCTTTTCAACCATGAGTGCTAGCACCTCATATCTCCAAACCAGTCTTTACATGGTTATTTTGGGTGTGGGTTTCGGTCTGACGATGCAGATTCTGGTGTTGGCGGTACAGAACTCGGTTCAGGTACGCGATCTTGGCGTCGCCACTTCGGCCACGAACTTCGCTCGGTCCATTGGCGGGTCGGTCGGAGTTGCGATCTACGGCGCTATTTTCTCCAGCCGACTGGCAATTGAATTAGCTAATCGCCTACCAGCCGACGCTCCGAAAGAGCTGTTCAGCTCAGCGGTCACTCCCTCGGCGGTTCACGCTCTCGACCCTGCCCTCAAAGCATCATTTATCGATGGCTTCGCCGAGGCGCTAACCAGCGTATTCGTAGTGGCAACGCCGGTGATGCTACTGGCATTCGGCCTAACCTGGCTATTAAAGGAAATACCTTTGCGCTCGTCAGTTAGAGACCACAGCACGCCCGCCGCTTTCGAATGA
- a CDS encoding TetR/AcrR family transcriptional regulator gives MNASMRERKKTETRKTIARAALALAQEHGPDAITVDDISAAANVSPRTVFNYFASKEDAILGVDPAQATRLEERFSARPNDERPLRSLRAVLLDASEELSADLGEWRQRLALVRQYPSCLFAAHAARFAANETALISLVAQRLGVDPDTDLRPALLVSVALSAVRSATDVWETSDRSVQLEELIEEAFSLLEEGLGTIHLINTETVAPSH, from the coding sequence ATGAATGCCAGCATGAGGGAACGTAAGAAGACTGAGACCCGAAAAACGATTGCACGGGCTGCGCTGGCCTTGGCCCAAGAGCACGGGCCCGACGCAATTACCGTTGATGACATAAGCGCGGCGGCGAATGTTTCACCTCGCACTGTCTTCAACTATTTCGCTTCCAAAGAAGACGCCATCTTGGGCGTTGACCCTGCCCAAGCCACGCGCCTAGAAGAACGATTTAGCGCACGACCCAACGACGAAAGGCCACTTCGCTCACTGCGGGCAGTACTGCTCGACGCTTCTGAAGAGCTGAGCGCCGATTTAGGCGAGTGGCGCCAACGGTTGGCCCTGGTGAGACAATATCCGTCCTGCCTTTTTGCAGCTCATGCAGCGCGTTTTGCCGCCAACGAAACCGCACTTATCAGCCTCGTCGCCCAGCGCCTAGGGGTTGATCCCGATACTGATCTGCGACCAGCGCTCTTAGTTTCGGTAGCCCTCTCAGCGGTTAGATCTGCCACCGATGTCTGGGAAACATCCGACCGCTCTGTGCAATTGGAAGAACTCATCGAAGAGGCCTTTAGCTTGCTCGAAGAAGGACTGGGGACCATTCATTTAATCAACACTGAAACCGTGGCACCGAGCCACTAA
- a CDS encoding ribonuclease Z, whose protein sequence is MSNMELVVLGTASQTPTKTRNHNGYLLRIGAEAVLFDPGEGTQRQLSFAGLSSSAITHICITHFHGDHVYGLPGMLSRMALETPGRQVHIHYPIEGEDTLNHLVGSVLHLNLSVERHGHAGSGVAFESSDFTISHAPLRHRVPTLGWRVEEPARYRMNTDKLDEYGLHGRVVGELLSVGHVTVDDKVIMLDQVAQLKQGRSMAVVMDTAWCINAIELARDVDVMLCESTFLASEAELAAQVLHLTAEQAAQLASEANAKLLVLTHFSKRYSQPEQFYNEAVRYHNNVIIARDLQRISISRYN, encoded by the coding sequence ATGTCGAATATGGAGCTTGTGGTGCTTGGCACCGCCAGCCAAACGCCAACCAAAACACGTAACCACAACGGCTATCTCTTGCGTATTGGCGCCGAGGCCGTGCTCTTTGATCCCGGTGAAGGTACGCAACGACAGCTCAGTTTTGCTGGTCTTTCTTCCAGCGCTATCACCCATATTTGCATCACCCATTTTCATGGTGATCACGTTTATGGCCTACCCGGGATGCTTAGCCGAATGGCGCTAGAAACTCCTGGTAGGCAGGTACATATCCACTATCCCATCGAAGGCGAAGACACGTTAAATCACCTAGTGGGCTCGGTTCTTCATCTCAACTTGAGCGTCGAACGGCATGGCCATGCAGGAAGCGGCGTCGCTTTTGAGTCATCTGACTTCACGATTTCACATGCTCCCCTAAGACATCGGGTACCCACACTTGGGTGGAGGGTTGAAGAACCGGCGCGTTATCGCATGAATACCGACAAACTTGATGAATACGGTCTTCACGGGCGGGTAGTTGGAGAATTATTAAGCGTGGGCCACGTAACGGTTGACGACAAGGTGATCATGCTCGACCAAGTAGCGCAACTAAAACAAGGTCGTAGCATGGCGGTAGTAATGGATACCGCCTGGTGTATCAATGCAATAGAACTGGCGCGCGATGTGGACGTAATGCTTTGCGAATCAACGTTTTTGGCTAGCGAAGCTGAACTTGCCGCACAAGTACTACATCTAACCGCCGAACAGGCCGCCCAACTGGCATCGGAAGCTAACGCCAAACTTCTGGTGTTAACGCATTTTTCGAAGCGCTATAGCCAACCAGAGCAGTTTTATAATGAGGCGGTGCGATACCACAATAATGTAATTATCGCTCGCGACCTCCAGCGCATAAGCATTTCACGCTACAATTAA
- a CDS encoding queuosine precursor transporter translates to MAAYIGAQAIADIASIKIGVFAGRAVDMGTFIYPLTFTLRDLVHKTLGRRAARTMVIAAAAVNLFMAFYLQWAASVTPDPSYGFNAEFQAVLAPLWRITMASILAEVISELADTEVYRWFVKNVTTKHQWARVATSNAVSVPIDNMIFAVVAFGAVPGFTNHPLTLPWATVWDIFVVNLTIKAAISVLSIPLIYLGRDRDWENNPDD, encoded by the coding sequence GTGGCTGCTTATATCGGTGCCCAAGCAATTGCCGATATTGCGAGCATCAAAATTGGAGTATTTGCTGGCCGTGCAGTCGATATGGGTACTTTTATATACCCCCTAACGTTTACCTTACGTGATTTGGTACACAAAACGTTAGGACGGCGCGCGGCCCGCACAATGGTTATCGCCGCGGCTGCCGTAAATCTTTTTATGGCTTTTTACCTTCAATGGGCGGCGTCAGTTACACCCGACCCTTCTTATGGCTTTAATGCCGAGTTTCAGGCGGTTTTGGCACCATTGTGGCGAATCACGATGGCCTCAATTTTGGCTGAAGTGATTAGCGAGCTTGCCGACACTGAGGTCTACCGATGGTTTGTTAAAAATGTTACCACTAAACACCAGTGGGCGCGTGTCGCGACCAGTAACGCGGTGAGTGTACCTATTGATAACATGATATTTGCGGTAGTGGCCTTTGGTGCCGTACCTGGGTTTACCAACCATCCCCTTACCTTGCCCTGGGCCACCGTGTGGGACATTTTCGTGGTTAACCTAACGATCAAAGCCGCTATTAGCGTATTGAGCATTCCGCTCATCTACTTAGGCCGCGACCGAGACTGGGAGAACAACCCAGATGATTAA